A stretch of the Polynucleobacter tropicus genome encodes the following:
- the aroC gene encoding chorismate synthase, producing MSGNTLGLLFTVTTFGESHGPAIGAVVDGCPPGMSLSEADLQIDLDRRKPGTSRHVTQRKEEDKVEILSGVFEGKTTGAPIGLLIRNTDQRSQDYGDILQTFRPGHADYAYHHKYGLRDPRGGGRSSARLTAPVVAAAAIAKKWLREQYGTEFYGFMSQLGEIEIPFIDVSHIEANPFFAANNEVIPQLETYMDELRKAGDSCGARIEVRARNAPVGLGEPLFDKLDADIAHAMMGINAVKGVEIGAGFKSVAQKGSEHGDELFADGFATNNAGGTLGGISTGQDLRVAIAIKPTSSIMSPKQSIDLQGKPITVQTKGRHDPCVGIRATPIAEAMLALVIMDHALRNRAQCGDVKLDLKPIPAVRPGAKRD from the coding sequence ATGTCAGGAAATACTTTAGGCCTCCTCTTTACTGTTACTACTTTTGGTGAATCACACGGACCTGCAATTGGGGCAGTGGTAGATGGTTGCCCTCCAGGCATGTCTTTATCTGAGGCGGATCTCCAAATTGACCTAGATCGCCGAAAACCAGGTACATCTCGTCACGTTACGCAGCGTAAAGAAGAAGATAAGGTAGAAATACTCTCTGGAGTTTTTGAGGGAAAGACTACTGGTGCGCCTATTGGCCTACTCATTCGCAATACAGATCAACGTAGCCAAGATTACGGTGACATTTTGCAAACGTTTCGCCCTGGTCACGCAGACTATGCATATCACCATAAATATGGTCTAAGAGATCCTCGTGGGGGCGGACGCTCTTCTGCACGATTGACTGCGCCAGTCGTTGCCGCTGCAGCAATTGCAAAAAAATGGTTACGTGAACAATATGGCACTGAGTTTTATGGCTTCATGAGCCAGCTTGGTGAAATTGAGATTCCCTTTATTGATGTTTCTCATATTGAGGCAAATCCCTTTTTTGCCGCGAACAATGAAGTTATTCCTCAATTAGAGACATACATGGATGAACTGCGCAAGGCAGGTGATTCTTGTGGTGCCCGCATTGAGGTGAGGGCACGTAATGCTCCTGTGGGCTTAGGCGAACCCTTGTTCGACAAGCTTGATGCTGATATTGCGCATGCCATGATGGGCATTAATGCAGTCAAAGGGGTTGAGATTGGCGCTGGATTTAAGTCGGTAGCTCAAAAGGGCAGCGAGCACGGCGATGAATTGTTCGCCGACGGTTTTGCCACAAATAATGCTGGCGGGACTTTAGGTGGAATCAGCACTGGGCAAGATTTGCGAGTAGCCATTGCAATTAAGCCAACTTCCAGCATTATGAGTCCAAAGCAATCAATTGATTTGCAGGGCAAACCTATTACGGTTCAAACAAAGGGTCGTCATGATCCTTGCGTTGGTATTCGTGCAACTCCAATTGCGGAAGCCATGCTGGCGCTAGTCATCATGGATCACGCATTGCGCAATCGTGCGCAATGCGGCGATGTCAAATTGGATCTCAAGCCAATTCCCGCTGTGAGACCAGGCGCAAAACGTGATTAA
- a CDS encoding MFS transporter — MTPVLRWAFGSFFFLYFAYVGLVSPYASLFFLDRGFNVIEIAVLMSMLQITRIVGPFSWGWLSDYLSNRIGIIRICACLAALVFLCIFYLQSYIGFFIWMFVLHTILSSQMPLGETATIHALYKDNSFDKRYGRLRLWGSIGFIAMVLIAGELFQRKGIELYPYVGTVILFALAVITFCLHEPKMERRKMVKGELFAVLLNPDVRWFLVSGFFMIFAHASLYVFYSLYLANLGYDKFQIGLFWALGVAAEVLFFYFQNKILSRVDSEVILQGAFGVGVIRFILIAFFPTTIVLILAQLMHAGTFAAHHSAATKLLLRWFTGPLQARGQAIMATVSYGLGGTIGGLCAGWIWDLFQPRDVFVMSALACGIAGMAIQKLRPRRYPSRKA; from the coding sequence ATGACGCCTGTACTTCGCTGGGCCTTCGGGTCCTTTTTCTTTTTATATTTTGCTTACGTAGGCTTAGTTTCTCCTTATGCAAGCCTCTTCTTTTTAGATCGCGGCTTCAACGTCATTGAAATTGCGGTGTTGATGTCTATGTTGCAAATCACTCGAATTGTGGGCCCATTTAGCTGGGGATGGCTTTCGGATTACCTATCAAATCGCATTGGCATTATTAGGATCTGCGCCTGTCTAGCAGCATTGGTGTTCTTGTGCATTTTTTATTTGCAGTCCTATATTGGATTTTTCATATGGATGTTTGTTCTGCACACCATTTTGAGCAGCCAAATGCCTTTGGGCGAGACTGCAACTATCCACGCGCTATACAAAGACAATTCCTTTGATAAACGTTATGGTCGCTTGAGATTATGGGGTTCAATAGGTTTTATTGCGATGGTTCTCATTGCGGGTGAGCTATTCCAGCGCAAAGGAATCGAGCTATATCCCTATGTTGGCACTGTAATTCTGTTTGCACTGGCGGTAATTACTTTTTGCCTTCACGAGCCCAAAATGGAACGTCGCAAAATGGTAAAGGGCGAGCTATTTGCGGTGCTACTGAATCCTGATGTGCGTTGGTTTCTAGTTTCAGGCTTCTTTATGATTTTTGCTCACGCATCTTTGTACGTGTTTTATTCGCTCTACCTAGCGAACTTGGGCTATGACAAATTTCAGATTGGCTTATTTTGGGCTTTAGGGGTTGCGGCAGAAGTTCTCTTTTTCTATTTCCAAAACAAAATACTTAGTCGCGTTGACTCAGAAGTCATTCTTCAAGGCGCTTTTGGTGTTGGGGTAATTCGATTCATTTTGATTGCATTCTTTCCAACAACTATCGTGCTTATTCTGGCTCAACTCATGCATGCTGGAACATTTGCCGCTCACCATAGTGCTGCAACTAAACTTTTGCTACGTTGGTTTACGGGCCCATTACAAGCAAGAGGGCAGGCAATCATGGCGACGGTATCTTACGGCTTAGGCGGAACTATTGGGGGTTTGTGTGCGGGATGGATATGGGACTTATTTCAGCCTAGAGATGTCTTTGTGATGTCCGCGCTTGCTTGCGGTATCGCGGGTATGGCGATTCAGAAACTGCGACCTCGCCGATACCCATCTAGAAAAGCATAG
- a CDS encoding peptidylprolyl isomerase, giving the protein MLTNRHFLAISAIAALISTSAFSQNAAIVNGKAIPKAQLDKLVQKSGQPDNPQVRDQAREMLVTKELILQEADKRGLIQKESVREQLEQSRVGILVAAVFEDYVEKEGVTEAELKAAYDSVKNQYTGKEYHVEHILVEKEADAKAIIVQIKAGGNFEDIAKAKSKDPGSAPNGGDLGWVTEKSLVPEFSKSMVQLKNGQITDKPVKSQFGWHIIKMVDSRDMKAPSFDELKAELKQMIASDQNWQKAKFAEMMQKLRSKAKVQ; this is encoded by the coding sequence ATGTTAACAAATCGTCACTTTCTAGCAATTAGCGCTATCGCCGCCCTCATCTCCACCTCTGCGTTTTCTCAAAATGCGGCCATCGTGAATGGCAAAGCAATTCCTAAAGCGCAGCTTGATAAATTAGTTCAAAAATCAGGTCAGCCTGATAATCCTCAAGTGCGCGATCAAGCGCGCGAGATGTTGGTTACTAAAGAACTCATTCTTCAGGAAGCAGACAAGCGTGGTCTGATTCAAAAAGAATCAGTTCGCGAACAGTTAGAACAGTCTCGAGTGGGCATATTGGTTGCCGCTGTTTTTGAGGACTACGTTGAAAAAGAAGGTGTTACAGAAGCCGAGCTCAAAGCCGCCTATGATTCCGTAAAGAATCAATACACCGGCAAGGAATACCATGTCGAACATATCCTCGTGGAAAAAGAAGCTGATGCAAAAGCCATCATTGTCCAGATAAAGGCTGGTGGAAATTTTGAAGACATCGCTAAAGCAAAGTCGAAAGATCCAGGCTCTGCGCCTAATGGCGGAGATTTGGGTTGGGTTACCGAGAAGTCCCTTGTGCCAGAGTTTTCCAAATCTATGGTGCAACTTAAAAATGGTCAAATTACCGATAAGCCGGTCAAATCCCAGTTCGGTTGGCACATTATCAAAATGGTTGATTCTAGAGACATGAAGGCGCCAAGCTTTGATGAACTCAAGGCTGAATTAAAGCAAATGATTGCCTCAGATCAAAATTGGCAAAAAGCTAAATTTGCAGAAATGATGCAAAAACTACGTTCTAAGGCCAAGGTTCAATAA
- a CDS encoding BolA family protein, with amino-acid sequence MSTNEERIKLFKTDLEQAFTALQLSIEDESHLHAGHAGAASGGGHFRLRIVAPEFDSLPTVARHRAVYAALNRHIPKEIHALTISALTPKEASL; translated from the coding sequence ATGAGCACCAATGAAGAGCGCATCAAATTATTCAAGACAGATCTTGAGCAGGCTTTTACTGCCCTGCAATTAAGCATCGAGGATGAGAGCCACTTACATGCTGGTCATGCAGGTGCAGCTAGCGGTGGTGGCCACTTTAGACTCAGAATTGTTGCTCCCGAATTTGACTCCTTGCCCACCGTAGCCAGGCATCGCGCCGTATATGCTGCCTTAAATCGCCATATTCCTAAGGAAATCCATGCCTTAACCATTTCCGCCCTTACTCCAAAGGAAGCTAGTCTCTAG